From Sphingomonas bisphenolicum, one genomic window encodes:
- a CDS encoding flavin monoamine oxidase family protein, with protein MTHDTTPSRRDLLTMIGKVGGAAAMYQAMTALGHAAETQFTGPPVLTGAKPGASVLILGAGLAGMAAAYELQKAGYAVRILEFQDRPGGRNYSLRGGDSFTESDGTVQKVQFAAGNYLNPGPWRIPHHHKALLHYCRQFGVALEPFIQLNHNGFIHSTEAFGGKPMRYKEVATDFKGHTSELLAKAISAKALDDKLSAEDQEKLMEALRGWGVLDKNLAYTSSLKVSAQRGYDQAPGGGRNGAPTPSQIAKLQDVLDPQVWTAMSFYFSYVMQTTMFQPTGGMDMIGKAFARKIGKIVTYNAKAVKVAQSDSTSGKGGVTVSYKDVATGQMHDVSADYCICTIPLSIISQVDMQVSPALKAAMKAVPYGGHVKIGLEFKRRFWEEDDNIYGGHSFTDQSITQLSYPNDRMFGSGPAVLLGAFARDLAGFQLAGMTPQQRIETALKQGEVFHPQYRKEFMNGVSVPWSRVPWILGCTSAWSEDNRKAHYKTLVTLDNRVVLAGEHASYYGGWMEGSILSGMDAITQIHEHAQAA; from the coding sequence ATGACGCACGACACCACACCCAGCCGCCGCGACCTCCTGACCATGATCGGCAAGGTCGGTGGCGCCGCCGCCATGTATCAGGCGATGACGGCGCTCGGCCACGCCGCCGAAACCCAGTTCACCGGCCCGCCGGTCCTGACCGGCGCGAAGCCCGGCGCCTCCGTCCTCATCCTGGGCGCGGGCCTTGCCGGCATGGCCGCCGCCTATGAGCTGCAAAAGGCCGGCTATGCGGTCAGGATACTGGAGTTTCAGGATCGCCCCGGCGGCCGCAATTACTCGCTGCGCGGCGGCGACAGCTTCACCGAAAGCGACGGCACGGTGCAGAAGGTGCAGTTCGCGGCGGGCAATTACCTCAATCCCGGCCCCTGGCGCATCCCGCACCATCACAAGGCGCTGCTCCATTATTGTCGCCAGTTCGGCGTCGCGCTGGAGCCTTTCATCCAGCTCAACCATAATGGCTTCATCCATTCGACCGAAGCCTTTGGCGGCAAGCCGATGCGCTACAAGGAAGTCGCGACCGACTTCAAGGGCCACACCTCCGAACTGCTGGCCAAGGCGATCAGCGCCAAGGCGCTGGACGACAAGCTGTCCGCCGAGGATCAGGAAAAGCTGATGGAGGCGCTGCGCGGCTGGGGCGTGCTCGACAAGAATCTGGCCTATACCAGCAGCCTCAAGGTCTCCGCCCAGCGCGGCTACGATCAGGCGCCCGGCGGCGGTCGCAACGGCGCCCCCACCCCGTCGCAGATCGCCAAGCTCCAGGACGTGCTCGACCCGCAGGTCTGGACCGCCATGTCCTTCTATTTCAGCTATGTGATGCAGACGACGATGTTCCAGCCGACCGGCGGCATGGACATGATCGGCAAGGCCTTCGCCAGGAAGATCGGCAAGATCGTCACCTACAACGCCAAGGCGGTGAAGGTCGCCCAGTCCGACTCTACGTCCGGCAAGGGGGGCGTCACCGTCAGCTACAAGGATGTCGCGACCGGGCAGATGCACGATGTCAGCGCCGATTATTGCATTTGCACCATCCCGCTCTCGATCATCAGCCAGGTCGACATGCAGGTGTCCCCGGCGCTCAAGGCCGCGATGAAGGCGGTGCCCTATGGCGGCCACGTCAAGATCGGCCTCGAATTCAAGCGCCGCTTCTGGGAGGAAGACGACAATATCTATGGCGGCCACAGCTTCACCGACCAGTCGATCACCCAGCTATCCTATCCCAATGACAGGATGTTCGGGTCCGGCCCTGCCGTGCTGCTCGGCGCCTTCGCCCGCGACCTTGCCGGCTTCCAGCTCGCCGGCATGACGCCGCAGCAGCGGATCGAAACCGCGCTCAAACAGGGCGAAGTGTTCCACCCGCAATATCGCAAGGAATTTATGAACGGCGTGTCGGTGCCCTGGAGCCGGGTGCCGTGGATATTGGGCTGCACCTCCGCCTGGAGCGAGGACAACCGCAAGGCGCATTACAAGACTCTCGTCACGCTCGACAATCGCGTGGTGCTGGCGGGCGAACATGCCAGCTACTATGGCGGCTGGATGGAAGGCTCCATCCTGTCGGGCATGGACGCGATCACCCAGATCCACGAACACGCGCAGGCGGCCTGA
- a CDS encoding TonB-dependent receptor plug domain-containing protein: MTRLSALKLSLILASSWSACAIAQDAPQEPQTDDGAAIIVTGTRAVGISAAESAAPVQVLSEEAISHVGQPNLNQVLTQMVPGFTAQTQGTDLSSFSLSARLRGLSPNHTLVLVNGKRRHGNAILQVISGAFQGSAAPSIDVIPPDAISRVEVLQEGAAAVYGTDAIAGVLNFILKDNDEGGSFKVTGGQYYDSEGELFSASGNVGFKLGEEGFFNLTLFHRRQDYTTVGKGQVLVTQQDGTLQPNAPAQWSNLAGDALSGINGGQPKTNLNVAFYNMGYDFGGVELYSFGDYSRREGWAKQGYRHPKRICYESGNTGGSVTPAAYDPSICYGDTGVVGMVPLQHVIENEYSFTIGAKGEFGGGWNYDVSGTYGSQKDDIWTESSAHREIWQESYQNQLSGIGTANTPSSAYDGGFKLAQTTLTTDIRKEFDVGMATPITLAFGGEYRKDEYEIIAGDSISTYKTGVQSFPGYKASDAGKFDRSSKAGYLNFIAKPTDGWSVDFAGRYEDYTDFGDTLIGKVTTRYDFSDAFAIRGTASTGFRAPTLQEQKYSTINVGPTSAVAQLPAGSPAAALLGFDSLKPEKSKNFSAGFVVRPVPKLAITVDGYLIKIKDRITGTAARNAVLNGVAQPGGADILNALSAAGIVLDSALFTSGTIGVQSFTNGVDTRTWGIDFSASYPVALDFGQLNLSLTANYNKTKITNNKLGYPLFNAASESNIERANPDYKVVANALFKSGRFAVNLRETFYGKTSVLVRPAFTSSANGSVIIPEGGFLIADGALVNGVNANQLYFNGVAKAAAITDLEVNYDFTDAVTFSLGANNLFNKKPEIPKLLKGVVVPTGVSPYENGSGSYSASYGHSAYSTSGGYYYARIDFKF, encoded by the coding sequence ATGACGCGACTGTCCGCGCTCAAACTTTCACTTATTCTGGCTTCGTCCTGGTCCGCCTGCGCCATCGCGCAGGATGCACCGCAGGAACCGCAGACCGATGACGGCGCTGCCATCATCGTCACCGGCACCCGCGCCGTCGGCATTTCGGCCGCCGAATCCGCCGCGCCGGTTCAGGTGCTGAGCGAAGAAGCCATCAGCCATGTCGGCCAGCCGAACCTCAACCAGGTTCTGACCCAGATGGTGCCGGGCTTCACCGCGCAGACGCAGGGCACCGATCTGTCCAGCTTCTCGCTCTCGGCCCGTCTTCGCGGCCTCAGCCCCAACCACACGCTGGTCCTCGTCAATGGCAAGCGCCGCCACGGCAACGCCATTCTTCAGGTGATTTCCGGCGCGTTCCAGGGGTCTGCCGCGCCCAGCATCGACGTCATCCCGCCCGACGCCATCTCGCGCGTCGAAGTGTTGCAGGAAGGCGCAGCAGCCGTCTACGGCACCGATGCGATCGCGGGCGTCCTCAATTTCATCCTCAAGGACAATGATGAAGGCGGCTCGTTCAAGGTCACCGGCGGTCAATATTATGACAGCGAAGGCGAACTCTTCTCCGCCTCGGGCAATGTCGGCTTCAAACTGGGTGAGGAAGGCTTCTTCAACCTGACCCTGTTTCACCGCCGCCAGGATTATACCACCGTCGGCAAGGGCCAGGTGCTCGTCACCCAACAGGACGGCACGCTGCAACCCAACGCGCCGGCCCAATGGTCGAACCTCGCGGGCGATGCGCTGTCGGGCATCAACGGCGGCCAGCCCAAGACCAACCTCAACGTCGCCTTCTACAATATGGGCTATGATTTCGGCGGCGTCGAACTCTACAGCTTCGGCGACTATAGCCGCCGCGAAGGTTGGGCGAAGCAGGGTTATCGCCATCCCAAGCGCATCTGCTACGAAAGCGGCAACACCGGCGGCAGCGTCACCCCGGCCGCCTATGATCCCAGCATCTGCTATGGCGATACCGGCGTCGTGGGTATGGTCCCGCTCCAGCATGTGATCGAAAACGAATATAGCTTCACCATCGGCGCCAAGGGCGAATTTGGCGGCGGCTGGAACTATGATGTGTCCGGCACCTATGGTTCGCAGAAGGACGACATCTGGACGGAAAGCTCGGCCCATCGCGAAATCTGGCAGGAAAGCTACCAGAACCAGCTAAGCGGCATCGGCACTGCCAACACGCCCAGCAGCGCTTATGACGGCGGTTTCAAACTCGCCCAGACCACGCTCACCACCGACATCCGCAAGGAATTCGATGTCGGCATGGCGACGCCGATCACGCTCGCCTTCGGCGGCGAATATCGCAAGGACGAATATGAAATCATCGCCGGCGATTCCATCTCGACCTACAAGACCGGCGTCCAGTCCTTCCCCGGTTACAAGGCGAGCGACGCGGGCAAGTTCGATCGCAGCTCCAAGGCAGGCTATCTCAACTTCATCGCCAAGCCGACCGATGGCTGGAGCGTCGACTTTGCCGGCCGTTACGAAGACTATACCGATTTCGGCGACACGCTGATCGGCAAGGTCACGACCCGCTACGACTTCTCGGACGCCTTCGCCATCCGCGGCACCGCCAGCACGGGCTTCCGTGCGCCGACGCTGCAGGAACAGAAATATTCGACCATCAACGTCGGCCCGACCAGCGCCGTCGCACAGTTGCCCGCCGGCTCGCCTGCCGCCGCGCTGCTGGGCTTCGATTCGCTGAAGCCGGAAAAGTCGAAGAATTTCTCGGCCGGCTTCGTCGTCCGTCCGGTGCCCAAGCTGGCGATCACGGTTGATGGCTATCTGATCAAGATCAAGGATCGCATCACCGGCACCGCGGCCCGCAACGCCGTCCTCAACGGCGTGGCGCAGCCCGGCGGCGCGGACATTCTCAACGCCTTGAGCGCGGCGGGCATCGTCCTCGACAGCGCCCTCTTCACCAGCGGCACGATCGGCGTGCAAAGCTTCACCAACGGCGTCGACACCCGCACCTGGGGCATCGACTTCTCGGCCAGCTATCCCGTCGCGCTGGACTTCGGCCAGCTCAACCTGTCGCTGACCGCCAACTATAACAAGACGAAGATCACCAACAACAAGCTGGGCTATCCGCTGTTCAACGCCGCGTCGGAAAGCAATATCGAACGCGCCAACCCGGACTATAAGGTCGTCGCCAACGCCCTGTTCAAGAGCGGGCGTTTCGCGGTCAACCTGCGCGAAACCTTCTACGGCAAGACCAGCGTCCTGGTGCGGCCGGCCTTCACCTCCTCCGCCAACGGGTCGGTCATCATCCCCGAAGGCGGTTTCCTGATCGCCGACGGCGCGCTGGTGAACGGTGTGAACGCCAACCAGCTCTACTTCAACGGCGTGGCCAAGGCGGCGGCCATCACCGACCTGGAAGTGAATTACGACTTCACCGACGCGGTCACCTTCTCGCTGGGCGCGAACAACCTGTTCAACAAGAAGCCGGAAATCCCCAAGCTGCTCAAGGGCGTGGTCGTTCCCACCGGCGTATCGCCCTATGAAAACGGCTCGGGCTCCTACAGCGCGTCCTACGGCCACAGCGCCTACAGCACATCGGGCGGCTATTATTACGCCCGCATCGACTTCAAATTCTGA
- a CDS encoding c-type cytochrome, translating into MRRWLLRLGALAALAAAPALADSPGGRPVKIALPDGEQVYKQVCAACHLDHAQGSPDGTVPALAHNAKLATADYPITVVMKGQGGMPWFSEMLTPGQVAGVVGYVRTHFDNSYADPVSEADVKRLAAAIRASEE; encoded by the coding sequence ATGCGGCGCTGGCTCCTGCGCCTCGGCGCTCTCGCGGCGTTGGCCGCGGCCCCCGCGCTGGCGGATTCCCCCGGCGGCCGCCCGGTCAAGATCGCGCTGCCCGATGGCGAGCAGGTCTATAAGCAGGTCTGCGCCGCCTGCCATCTCGACCATGCGCAGGGGTCGCCCGACGGCACCGTCCCGGCGCTGGCCCATAATGCCAAGCTGGCGACGGCGGACTATCCCATCACCGTCGTCATGAAGGGCCAGGGCGGCATGCCCTGGTTCTCCGAAATGCTCACCCCCGGCCAGGTCGCCGGTGTGGTCGGCTATGTCCGCACCCATTTCGACAACAGCTATGCCGATCCGGTCAGCGAAGCCGATGTGAAGCGCCTCGCCGCCGCCATCCGGGCAAGCGAAGAATGA
- a CDS encoding RidA family protein → MKARFAFLLAAMAATSTSAQAATVEHKQAPGAMIASAAIIPPGSTLYYLSGATGAPIDPKDVESPDAFGDTEAQTLSIFTRMKAQLADMGLTMGDVVKLTVFLVGDPKLGGKMDRDGMTRAYKTFFGTADQPNLPTRSAFQIAGLARPQQLVEIEAIAAKAP, encoded by the coding sequence ATGAAAGCGCGTTTCGCCTTCCTGCTGGCCGCCATGGCCGCCACCTCTACCTCTGCCCAGGCCGCCACCGTCGAGCATAAGCAGGCGCCCGGCGCCATGATCGCCAGCGCGGCCATCATCCCGCCCGGCAGCACGCTCTATTATCTCTCCGGCGCGACCGGCGCGCCGATCGATCCCAAGGATGTCGAAAGCCCCGATGCCTTCGGCGACACCGAGGCGCAGACCCTCTCCATCTTCACCAGGATGAAGGCGCAACTGGCCGACATGGGCCTCACCATGGGCGACGTCGTGAAACTCACCGTTTTCCTGGTCGGCGATCCCAAGCTGGGCGGCAAAATGGACCGCGACGGCATGACCCGCGCGTACAAGACATTCTTCGGCACCGCCGACCAGCCCAACCTGCCGACCCGCTCCGCCTTCCAGATCGCCGGCCTCGCCCGGCCGCAGCAACTGGTCGAGATCGAGGCGATCGCCGCCAAGGCGCCCTAA